One Deinococcus sp. LM3 genomic region harbors:
- the nuoG gene encoding NADH-quinone oxidoreductase subunit NuoG, producing MKVHVDGIEVELPAGTSAIDAVFSSGGDVPYFCAHKYLSPVGACRMCLVESGSPRKNPDGSFVMEGEGDAATPKIFWFPKPMASCTMQATEGMHIRTAKTSEVVAKAQAGMMEFTLLNHPLDCPTCDKGGACELQDRAFEYGYGASRFGFDRRHADKHYPLSDFVILDQERCIHCKRCVRYFEEVPGQEVLDFIERGGHTFIDTQEGGLPTGFSGNITDICPVGALLDNVARFRGRNWEYDHTPTTCTLCPVGCSITVDARNGRLERIVAGENRDVNEAWICDAGRFGHVFASEERLTTPLIRDEDGQLVPATWDAAIDAMKRGFSGMRTADVALYLGADSTLEEGAALEALAAATGARSVDHSPRYEVSVTAPQATLTDVATADAVVVIGADLGEEAPVLELRILEMLRGGLIPPEFAHGTAIADLRLVERPARRPERLAVIGQESRLWAHAGHRVSANGRGALARLTHPDTDELRAVLALLEGAERPVIILGADVLNGASGSFSANLSDLAARTGAKVIAIPAAANSRGLGALNLVPRAGGLPLSRAQEAPAAFISRLDPGVRAAGFTVVHDTHLTTTARLADVVLPALTNYEKRGTVQNLEGRLLPLHPAAIRSGEAADLIRTLVALAEALGVKAPARGLRGAHALLADRVGLNLTDLPARGALHTFHQTFAAPAAPHTPKLWTERMHARRLTWVDRIEELVQGDWQLPVAPAAPPARAGGDD from the coding sequence GTGAAAGTTCATGTGGATGGAATCGAAGTCGAACTCCCGGCCGGTACCAGCGCCATCGACGCGGTGTTCTCGTCGGGGGGTGACGTGCCGTACTTCTGCGCGCACAAGTATTTAAGTCCGGTGGGCGCGTGCCGCATGTGCCTCGTGGAGTCCGGCTCGCCCCGCAAGAACCCGGACGGGTCGTTCGTGATGGAGGGCGAGGGGGACGCGGCCACGCCGAAGATCTTCTGGTTCCCCAAGCCGATGGCGTCCTGCACGATGCAGGCGACCGAGGGCATGCACATCCGTACCGCGAAAACCAGCGAGGTCGTGGCGAAGGCGCAGGCGGGCATGATGGAATTCACGCTGCTGAACCACCCGCTCGACTGCCCCACCTGCGACAAGGGCGGCGCGTGCGAGTTGCAGGACCGCGCGTTCGAGTACGGGTACGGCGCCAGCCGTTTCGGCTTCGACCGGCGCCATGCGGACAAGCACTACCCGCTGTCTGATTTCGTGATTCTAGATCAGGAACGCTGCATTCACTGCAAGCGGTGCGTGCGGTACTTCGAGGAGGTGCCGGGCCAGGAGGTGCTGGACTTCATCGAGCGGGGTGGGCACACCTTCATCGACACGCAGGAGGGCGGGCTGCCCACGGGCTTCTCGGGGAACATCACGGACATCTGCCCGGTGGGGGCGCTGCTGGACAACGTGGCGCGCTTCCGGGGCCGCAACTGGGAGTACGACCACACGCCCACCACCTGCACGCTGTGCCCGGTCGGGTGCTCGATCACGGTGGACGCCCGCAACGGCCGCCTGGAACGCATCGTGGCGGGCGAGAACCGCGACGTGAACGAGGCGTGGATCTGCGACGCGGGCCGCTTCGGGCACGTGTTCGCCAGCGAGGAGCGCCTGACCACACCCCTGATCCGCGACGAGGACGGGCAACTGGTTCCGGCCACCTGGGACGCCGCCATCGACGCCATGAAGCGCGGCTTCTCGGGCATGCGCACGGCAGACGTGGCGCTGTACCTGGGCGCGGACAGCACCCTGGAGGAGGGCGCGGCGCTGGAGGCCCTGGCCGCCGCGACGGGTGCGCGCAGCGTGGATCACTCCCCCCGCTACGAGGTGAGCGTGACGGCGCCGCAGGCGACCCTGACGGACGTGGCGACCGCCGACGCCGTCGTGGTGATCGGCGCAGACCTGGGCGAGGAAGCGCCCGTGCTGGAACTGCGCATCCTGGAGATGCTGCGCGGCGGCCTGATCCCGCCTGAGTTCGCGCACGGGACGGCCATCGCGGACCTGCGCCTCGTGGAACGCCCCGCCCGGAGGCCCGAGCGGCTGGCCGTGATCGGCCAGGAGAGCCGCCTGTGGGCGCACGCCGGGCACCGCGTCAGCGCGAATGGCAGGGGCGCCCTGGCCCGCCTGACCCACCCGGACACCGATGAACTCCGGGCCGTCCTGGCACTGCTGGAGGGCGCCGAGCGGCCCGTGATCATCCTGGGCGCGGACGTCCTGAACGGCGCGAGCGGGTCGTTCAGCGCGAACCTGTCGGACCTCGCCGCCCGGACCGGCGCGAAGGTCATCGCCATTCCCGCCGCCGCGAACAGCCGGGGGCTGGGGGCGCTGAACCTCGTGCCGCGCGCGGGTGGCCTGCCGCTCTCGCGGGCGCAGGAGGCACCTGCGGCGTTCATCAGTCGCCTGGACCCCGGCGTGCGCGCCGCCGGGTTCACGGTCGTGCACGACACGCACCTGACCACCACCGCCCGACTGGCGGACGTGGTCCTGCCCGCCCTCACGAACTACGAGAAGCGCGGCACCGTGCAGAACCTCGAAGGTCGCCTGCTGCCGCTGCACCCGGCCGCCATCCGCAGCGGTGAGGCCGCCGACCTGATCCGCACCCTGGTCGCCCTGGCCGAGGCGCTGGGCGTGAAGGCTCCCGCCCGCGGACTGCGCGGCGCACACGCGCTGCTGGCCGACCGGGTGGGCCTGAACCTGACCGACCTGCCCGCACGCGGCGCGCTGCACACCTTCCACCAGACCTTCGCGGCGCCCGCCGCGCCGCACACGCCGAAACTCTGGACGGAGCGCATGCACGCCCGGCGGCTCACCTGGGTGGACCGCATCGAGGAGCTCGTGCAGGGCGACTGGCAACTGCCCGTGGCGCCCGCCGCGCCGCCCGCCCGCGCCGGAGGGGACGACTGA
- the nuoF gene encoding NADH-quinone oxidoreductase subunit NuoF, with amino-acid sequence MTVTAPTPPKPITSAKDPRFAPTLYAHVGQAESWTLAYYRENGGYEPVKRAFAMGPDAVIDEVKKSGLRGRGGAGFATGLKWSFMPLKDGKPHYIICNADESEPGSFKDRYLLSEDPHQLIEGMIIAAYAMRASVGYIYIRGEYVHAAERVWAAIHEARAAGLLGQNILGSGFDFQLYVHRGAGAYICGEETALMNSLEGLRANPRLKPPFPAAAGLYGLPTTINNVETFCAATQILRYGADWHAGMGTEKSKGMKLFQVSGPVARPGVYELPLGTTFRELIYDWAGGPLEEMKAIIPGGSSCPMLPWTDAILDTPMDYEAIAAAGSMLGTGGVTLIPKADCIVNATWNLVRFYGHESCGKCTPCREGISGWMTRMYQKLVTGRGQPGDVQLILDMSDNIGGRSFCALADACLGPVLSSIKLFREEYDALATTQQPLYPARKRWKDA; translated from the coding sequence GTGACCGTCACCGCCCCCACGCCGCCCAAACCGATCACCAGCGCGAAAGACCCACGCTTCGCGCCGACGCTGTACGCCCACGTTGGGCAGGCAGAAAGCTGGACGCTCGCGTACTACCGCGAGAACGGCGGGTACGAACCAGTCAAACGTGCCTTTGCGATGGGGCCGGACGCCGTGATCGACGAGGTGAAGAAATCCGGCCTGCGCGGGCGCGGCGGCGCGGGCTTCGCGACGGGCCTGAAGTGGTCGTTCATGCCTCTGAAGGACGGCAAGCCGCACTACATCATCTGCAATGCCGACGAGTCCGAACCGGGCTCCTTCAAGGACCGCTACCTGCTGAGTGAGGACCCGCACCAGCTGATCGAGGGGATGATCATCGCCGCGTACGCCATGCGCGCCTCTGTGGGCTACATCTACATCCGTGGTGAGTACGTGCATGCCGCCGAGCGCGTCTGGGCCGCCATTCACGAGGCCCGCGCGGCCGGGCTGCTGGGGCAGAACATCCTGGGCAGCGGCTTCGACTTCCAGCTGTACGTGCACCGGGGCGCCGGGGCGTACATCTGCGGCGAGGAAACCGCGCTGATGAACTCGCTGGAGGGCCTGCGCGCCAACCCGCGCCTCAAACCGCCCTTCCCGGCGGCGGCGGGCCTATACGGGCTGCCCACCACCATCAACAACGTCGAGACCTTCTGCGCCGCCACGCAGATCCTGCGCTACGGCGCGGACTGGCACGCGGGCATGGGCACCGAGAAGAGCAAGGGCATGAAACTCTTCCAGGTGTCGGGGCCAGTCGCGCGGCCCGGCGTGTACGAACTGCCGCTGGGCACCACCTTCCGCGAACTCATCTACGACTGGGCAGGCGGCCCCCTCGAGGAGATGAAGGCCATCATTCCCGGCGGCAGCAGCTGCCCCATGCTGCCCTGGACCGACGCCATTCTCGACACGCCCATGGATTACGAGGCGATTGCCGCCGCCGGCAGCATGCTCGGCACCGGCGGCGTGACCCTGATCCCGAAGGCGGACTGCATCGTGAACGCCACCTGGAACCTCGTGCGCTTCTACGGCCACGAAAGCTGCGGCAAGTGCACCCCCTGCCGCGAGGGCATCAGCGGCTGGATGACCCGCATGTACCAGAAACTCGTCACCGGACGCGGGCAGCCCGGCGACGTGCAACTCATCCTCGACATGAGCGACAACATCGGCGGCCGCTCCTTCTGCGCGCTGGCCGACGCCTGCCTCGGCCCGGTCCTGAGCTCCATCAAACTCTTCCGCGAGGAATACGACGCGCTGGCGACGACGCAGCAGCCGCTGTACCCCGCGCGCAAACGTTGGAAGGACGCGTGA
- the nuoE gene encoding NADH-quinone oxidoreductase subunit NuoE, translating into MTYFENRQPLVADIFSRYPDSPQGRRSALMPLLREVQDAEGFVSESRMAEIAALCGTTATEVRSVMSFYSTYHTVPTGRYHLQVCSTLMCALAGSDELWDHLVETLDVQPGEVSADGRFSVQKVECLGSCGTAPMMQINDDGYYENVGPGKCARILESLRNDLQPLPDNPVPVTVGADGRQVLANGQAVGSSVTGLHRLPGQAGGDA; encoded by the coding sequence TTGACGTATTTCGAAAACAGACAACCACTGGTGGCGGATATTTTCAGCCGTTACCCGGATTCGCCGCAGGGCCGCCGCTCGGCGCTGATGCCGCTGCTGCGCGAGGTGCAGGACGCAGAGGGCTTCGTGTCCGAATCTCGCATGGCCGAGATCGCGGCGTTGTGCGGCACGACGGCGACCGAGGTGCGCTCGGTCATGAGCTTCTACTCCACGTACCACACGGTTCCGACCGGGCGGTATCACCTGCAGGTGTGCTCCACGCTGATGTGCGCGCTGGCCGGGTCGGACGAGCTGTGGGATCACCTGGTCGAGACGCTGGACGTGCAGCCAGGTGAGGTCAGCGCGGACGGGCGGTTCAGCGTGCAGAAGGTCGAGTGCCTGGGCTCGTGCGGCACCGCGCCGATGATGCAGATCAACGACGACGGGTACTACGAGAACGTGGGGCCGGGTAAGTGCGCGCGGATTCTGGAGTCGCTGCGAAACGACCTGCAACCGCTGCCGGACAACCCGGTGCCGGTCACGGTGGGCGCGGACGGGCGGCAGGTGCTGGCGAACGGGCAGGCGGTCGGGTCGAGCGTGACGGGCCTGCACCGCCTGCCCGGACAGGCCGGAGGTGACGCGTGA
- the nuoD gene encoding NADH dehydrogenase (quinone) subunit D: MHTQIMSLNVGPQHPSTHGVLRLVVDMDGEDVVKVTPHMGYLHTGFEKTFENRTYQQGVTYAPRTDYLHCFGHELAYVLSVEKLLGADVPERATTVRVILHELGRIHSHLVFVGTGLLDLGALTPFFYAFREKEALQDLFEAVCGYRMNQGYFRVGGLSRDIPDDWAPRVEKFLDQMERGVTEYTTLFAQNPIFLDRAKGVGVIPPDVALDLGLTGPNLRASGVPLDHRKDNPYCGYETYDFNVITSPDGDSLARFNMRLLEFGESIKIVRQGLKRLKPGPVKDPNRKISLPPRPELETSMEAVIHHFKLVTEGFHPPLGEVYVPVESARGEVGYYIVSDGGSMPYRVKIRAPSFVNLQALEYACVGVQFADLITILATIDPVLGDVDR, translated from the coding sequence ATGCACACGCAGATCATGAGCCTGAACGTCGGCCCGCAGCACCCCAGCACGCACGGCGTGTTGCGGCTCGTGGTGGACATGGACGGCGAGGACGTCGTGAAAGTCACCCCGCACATGGGGTACCTGCACACCGGCTTCGAGAAGACCTTCGAGAACCGCACGTACCAGCAGGGCGTCACGTACGCGCCCCGCACCGACTACCTGCACTGCTTCGGGCATGAACTCGCGTACGTCCTGAGCGTCGAGAAACTCCTCGGGGCGGACGTGCCCGAGCGCGCCACGACCGTGCGCGTCATCCTGCACGAACTCGGACGCATCCACAGTCACCTCGTGTTCGTCGGCACCGGCCTGCTCGACCTGGGCGCCCTGACGCCGTTCTTCTACGCCTTCCGCGAGAAAGAAGCCCTGCAGGACCTGTTCGAGGCGGTGTGCGGCTACCGCATGAACCAGGGGTACTTCCGGGTGGGCGGCCTCAGCCGCGATATTCCCGACGACTGGGCGCCCCGCGTCGAGAAATTCCTGGATCAGATGGAACGCGGCGTCACCGAGTACACCACCCTGTTCGCGCAGAACCCCATCTTCCTGGACCGCGCCAAGGGGGTCGGTGTGATCCCGCCCGACGTGGCCCTGGACCTGGGCCTCACCGGACCTAACCTGCGGGCCAGCGGCGTGCCCCTCGACCACCGCAAGGACAATCCCTACTGCGGCTACGAAACCTACGACTTCAACGTCATCACCAGCCCCGACGGGGACAGTCTGGCGCGATTCAACATGCGCCTCCTGGAATTCGGCGAGAGCATCAAGATCGTGCGGCAGGGCCTGAAACGCCTCAAGCCCGGCCCGGTCAAGGACCCCAACCGCAAGATCAGCCTCCCGCCCCGCCCGGAACTCGAGACGAGCATGGAGGCGGTCATCCACCACTTCAAACTCGTCACCGAGGGCTTCCATCCGCCGCTGGGCGAGGTATACGTGCCGGTCGAGAGCGCGCGCGGCGAGGTCGGCTACTACATCGTCAGCGACGGCGGTTCCATGCCGTATCGCGTGAAGATCCGCGCGCCCAGCTTCGTGAACCTCCAGGCCCTCGAATATGCCTGCGTCGGCGTGCAGTTCGCCGACCTGATCACCATCCTGGCAACCATCGACCCCGTGCTGGGCGACGTGGACCGGTAA